One Halostella limicola genomic window carries:
- a CDS encoding Hsp20/alpha crystallin family protein — protein sequence MALPTSPVSSWTRGLNLPTQLFGSTGDNDVELYEDDGEFVLSVEMPGFERDEIDVSWHEGRLNVAAEHEDASRGRKKTYHRSFRMPKEIDEDEIAAAYRNGVLEVTLPTTESATTRGKTIEIEG from the coding sequence ATGGCCCTGCCGACCAGTCCCGTCAGCTCCTGGACGCGAGGCCTGAACCTGCCCACCCAGCTGTTCGGTAGTACAGGCGACAACGACGTGGAACTGTACGAGGACGACGGCGAGTTCGTCCTCAGCGTTGAGATGCCCGGCTTCGAGCGCGACGAGATCGACGTCAGCTGGCACGAGGGCCGCCTGAACGTCGCGGCCGAACACGAGGACGCGAGCCGCGGCCGCAAGAAGACCTACCACCGGAGCTTCCGGATGCCCAAAGAGATCGACGAGGACGAGATCGCCGCGGCCTACCGGAACGGCGTCCTCGAAGTGACCCTCCCGACCACCGAGAGCGCGACCACCCGCGGCAAGACCATCGAGATCGAGGGCTGA
- the psmA gene encoding archaeal proteasome endopeptidase complex subunit alpha has translation MQGQNQQQAYDRGITIFSPDGRLYQVEYAREAVKRGTASIGVRTADGVVLVVDKQLRSRLMEPNSIEKLHKADDHVGIASAGHVADARQLIDFARRQAQVNQIRYGEPIEVETLTKNVTDHIQQYTQTGGARPFGVALLIAGVENGEPRLFETDPSGTPNEWKALAVGRDRGEIQEHLEENYEEGADLDAGIDLALEALASVKDGSFEPSGVGVATVDVETEQYDELDEDRVEAHLSELDLLEGAEEEDE, from the coding sequence ATGCAAGGACAAAACCAACAGCAGGCCTACGACCGGGGGATCACCATCTTCTCCCCGGACGGTCGCCTGTACCAGGTCGAGTACGCCCGCGAAGCGGTCAAGCGCGGCACGGCGAGCATCGGCGTCCGGACCGCGGACGGCGTCGTTCTCGTCGTCGACAAGCAGCTCCGCTCGCGGCTGATGGAGCCGAACAGCATCGAGAAGCTACACAAGGCCGACGACCACGTCGGCATCGCGAGCGCCGGCCACGTGGCCGACGCCCGCCAGCTCATCGACTTCGCTCGGCGCCAGGCGCAGGTCAACCAGATCCGCTACGGCGAGCCGATCGAGGTCGAGACGCTGACAAAGAACGTCACCGACCACATCCAGCAGTACACGCAGACGGGCGGCGCGCGCCCGTTCGGCGTCGCGCTGCTCATCGCCGGCGTCGAGAACGGCGAACCCCGCCTGTTCGAGACCGACCCCAGCGGCACCCCCAACGAGTGGAAGGCGCTGGCCGTCGGCCGCGACCGCGGCGAGATACAGGAACACCTCGAGGAGAACTACGAGGAGGGCGCCGACCTCGACGCGGGGATCGACCTCGCGCTCGAAGCCCTCGCCTCGGTCAAGGACGGTTCGTTCGAACCGTCCGGCGTCGGCGTCGCGACGGTCGACGTCGAGACCGAGCAGTACGACGAACTCGACGAGGACCGGGTCGAGGCCCACCTCAGCGAACTCGACCTCCTCGAAGGAGCCGAGGAGGAGGACGAATAA
- a CDS encoding DsbA family oxidoreductase has translation MSQQQEDAAITVFADYVCPFCYLGRESLRQYQDSRDEELEVDWHPFDLRAQKRDENGEIDHDVDDGKDDDYYSQARENVKRLQEQYDVEMVQELVTDVDSLDAQVVSYFVKEHYPYETWAEFDESVYDALWKDGRDIGDADVLVELADEAGVDPDEVRSALDDDTLRSEVEEQFQVAHQQGITGVPTFAYDGHAARGAVPPEQLERLVEGA, from the coding sequence ATGAGCCAACAGCAGGAGGATGCCGCCATCACGGTGTTCGCCGACTACGTGTGCCCGTTCTGTTACCTCGGGCGCGAGTCGCTGCGACAGTATCAGGACTCGCGAGACGAGGAGCTCGAAGTCGACTGGCACCCGTTCGACCTGCGGGCGCAGAAGCGCGACGAGAACGGCGAGATCGACCACGACGTCGACGACGGCAAGGACGACGACTACTACTCGCAGGCCCGGGAGAACGTGAAGCGCCTTCAGGAGCAGTACGACGTGGAGATGGTCCAGGAGCTCGTCACCGACGTCGACTCGCTCGACGCGCAGGTCGTCTCCTACTTCGTGAAGGAGCACTACCCCTACGAGACGTGGGCCGAGTTCGACGAGTCGGTGTACGACGCGCTCTGGAAGGACGGCCGCGACATCGGCGACGCGGACGTGCTCGTCGAACTGGCCGACGAGGCCGGCGTCGACCCCGACGAGGTCCGGTCGGCGCTCGACGACGACACGCTCCGGAGCGAGGTCGAGGAGCAGTTCCAGGTCGCCCACCAGCAGGGGATCACCGGCGTCCCAACGTTCGCGTACGACGGCCACGCCGCCCGCGGCGCGGTCCCGCCCGAGCAGCTGGAGCGGCTGGTCGAAGGCGCGTAG
- a CDS encoding DUF7577 domain-containing protein → MESTWLYAALFALVAVQLAAIYLNLTARRDTKREDGSVAASADAVTCPDCGAENEREYRFCRRCVGELPGSAPLPAGGGAPRGRRMF, encoded by the coding sequence ATGGAGTCCACGTGGCTCTACGCGGCGCTGTTCGCCCTCGTCGCCGTACAGTTGGCCGCGATATACCTGAACCTGACCGCGCGGCGAGACACGAAGCGAGAGGACGGGTCGGTAGCGGCGTCCGCGGACGCCGTCACCTGTCCCGACTGCGGGGCGGAAAACGAGCGCGAGTATCGGTTCTGTCGGCGGTGCGTCGGCGAGCTTCCGGGGTCCGCGCCGCTCCCGGCCGGCGGCGGCGCGCCCCGGGGGCGGCGGATGTTCTAG
- a CDS encoding DUF7557 family protein → MPQVHLDEETLERLDDLRVEDESYDEILTELINIYEAEELTLSYAGDRI, encoded by the coding sequence ATGCCCCAGGTCCACCTCGACGAGGAGACGCTCGAACGGCTCGACGACCTCCGCGTCGAGGACGAATCGTACGACGAGATACTCACCGAACTGATCAACATCTACGAGGCCGAGGAGCTGACCCTGTCGTACGCCGGCGACCGGATCTGA
- a CDS encoding RNA ligase partner protein: MVDHPLKQRFVLDTSALLTDEIRREGEDVEETLDRVLDMVAEAKLDLNISCYIPPSVYDEVDVMLRDRDVDQAVISKLNTWVIKKNPARYEVMIPAEIVYGFIDEMSDRVDKGLRVSEKAVRKAEESGGDPVEDHDYMTEADAVISDLREEYRRTLRQGVLDSREDFDLLILARELDAGVVTEDTGIISWAEDFGLRYLKGRDFPSLLEEYLAANRRTR; the protein is encoded by the coding sequence ATGGTCGACCACCCGCTCAAGCAGCGGTTCGTGCTCGACACCTCGGCGCTGCTGACCGACGAGATACGGCGAGAGGGGGAGGACGTCGAGGAGACGCTTGACAGGGTGCTGGACATGGTTGCGGAGGCGAAACTCGACCTCAATATCTCCTGTTACATCCCGCCGTCGGTGTACGACGAGGTCGACGTGATGCTCCGGGACCGCGACGTCGACCAGGCGGTGATCTCGAAGCTCAACACCTGGGTGATCAAGAAGAACCCGGCCCGCTACGAGGTGATGATCCCGGCCGAGATCGTGTACGGCTTCATCGACGAGATGAGCGACCGGGTCGACAAGGGACTGCGCGTCTCCGAGAAGGCCGTCCGCAAGGCCGAGGAGTCCGGCGGCGACCCCGTCGAGGACCACGACTACATGACCGAGGCGGACGCGGTCATCTCCGACCTGCGAGAGGAGTACCGCCGGACGCTCCGGCAGGGCGTGCTCGACTCCCGGGAGGACTTCGACCTCCTGATCCTCGCGCGGGAGCTCGACGCGGGCGTCGTCACGGAGGACACGGGGATCATCAGTTGGGCGGAGGACTTCGGCCTGCGCTACCTCAAGGGCCGGGACTTCCCGTCCCTGCTGGAGGAGTACCTCGCCGCGAACCGGCGCACGAGGTAG
- the psmB gene encoding archaeal proteasome endopeptidase complex subunit beta — protein sequence MHDNFTTDGGIDDGLSGAREPEIGETPTNSLTMDDLDNVNKTGTTTIGLTTADGVIVATDMRASLGGRFVSNKNVQKVEQIHPTAALTLVGSVGGAQSFISSLRAESNLYEARRGEPMSIHALATLAGNFARGGPFFAIHPILGGVDDEGHHVYSIDPAGGVVKDDYTVTGSGMQVAYGLLEQEYEEGLSNEEAKTIAARSIHSAAERDTGSGNGVYLAEITGDGVDIQGHKDFDDVI from the coding sequence ATGCACGACAACTTCACCACCGACGGCGGCATCGACGACGGTCTGTCCGGCGCTCGGGAGCCCGAGATCGGCGAGACGCCGACGAACTCCCTGACGATGGACGACCTCGACAACGTGAACAAGACGGGGACGACGACGATCGGGCTGACGACCGCGGACGGCGTCATCGTCGCGACGGACATGCGCGCCAGCCTCGGCGGCCGGTTCGTCTCGAACAAGAACGTCCAGAAGGTCGAACAGATCCACCCCACGGCCGCGCTGACGCTCGTCGGCTCGGTCGGCGGCGCGCAGTCGTTCATCAGCAGCCTCCGCGCGGAGTCGAACCTCTACGAGGCGCGCCGGGGCGAGCCGATGAGCATCCACGCGCTAGCGACGCTCGCGGGCAACTTCGCCCGCGGCGGCCCCTTCTTCGCGATCCACCCGATTCTGGGCGGGGTCGACGACGAGGGCCACCACGTCTACAGCATCGACCCCGCCGGCGGCGTCGTCAAGGACGACTACACCGTTACCGGCTCCGGCATGCAGGTCGCCTACGGCCTCCTCGAACAGGAGTACGAGGAAGGTCTCTCCAACGAGGAAGCCAAGACCATCGCGGCCCGCAGCATTCACAGCGCCGCGGAGCGCGACACCGGCTCCGGTAACGGCGTCTACCTCGCCGAGATCACCGGCGACGGCGTCGACATCCAGGGCCACAAGGACTTCGACGACGTCATCTGA
- a CDS encoding DUF7535 family protein: MPRSVTEPSESEPNAEMSLIGYVLAAGTALLLIPLAPFLAVLWVFDRLFGGDRVGRTVDRVDYRPN, translated from the coding sequence ATGCCCCGAAGCGTAACCGAACCGTCCGAATCGGAGCCGAACGCGGAGATGAGCCTGATCGGTTACGTGCTGGCCGCGGGGACGGCGCTGCTGCTGATCCCCCTCGCGCCGTTCCTCGCCGTCCTGTGGGTGTTCGACCGCCTCTTCGGCGGCGACCGCGTCGGTCGAACGGTCGACAGGGTGGACTACCGACCGAACTAG